In Neomonachus schauinslandi chromosome 8, ASM220157v2, whole genome shotgun sequence, the genomic stretch GCCGGACTCGGTCTGTGTCGCCTATAGATGGGCTTGTCTGGGCTTTAGTAAGGACCTCGGGTCCTAGAAGTTCCCAGACGAGGGGTGGACAGGAAGAAGGAGATTCAGTGGGAGCTGTCCTGGGGACAGACAGGAATCGGACAGGGTGGGCAGTGGGATACACAGGTgactggaggaggtgagggaaagGATTCAGTAGACAGGCTGAGTGTTGAGGCAGGATGAAGGGAGTTGGAGGCAGTAAGTGGGTGGGAGGCTTCTGGCAGGGTGGGGCAATACTGGGGAGGCAGTGGGTAAGTTTTGCTGGTAGGAGTGGGATGAAGGGTCTGGACCAGGAATGAGGCTTCAGGGACTTCTGAAGGTAGTGAGGGGATGGGCTCTGAGCCAGAATGGGAAGCAGACTGTGGTGTCATCCTCTGTCTTCCCAGGAAACAGGCTTGGTGTCCGCGGCCAACCTCAGAGCAGTGGCGTTCCAGGCATGGTAAGAGGCCTCTGCAGGCCCCCAGCCAAACTCCCCAGACCTTCCATTGGTCCAGCTCACCGAGAGGTCCCAGGATGAGGGGGTAGAGAAAGACTGGGACCCAGTCAGGGTCCATACCCTCTTCCTAAATGCTGTAAACTTGGCACCAGTTACCTTCCATCTTCCCACCTTGGTATTTCACCCTCCCCGATTTGGGGAGAAAGTTAGGGCTTGAAAATCTTCAAAGGGAAGCCCTCTTGCCCACTAACATACTCAGGATTTGAGAGACAGATCCAGTGTGGTCCTGGGCTTCCCCCACAAAGGGAACTGGGGCAGAGGGgcattttctctctgcctcactcACCTGCTTTTGTTACAGGCCGCCTCCTCAGTGGCCCACCATATCAGTGACTCTGGACTGGGACTTGATTTGCCATCAGACATTCCATATGCTAGGCTCGACTCGCCACCTTCCTTTGACAATACCACCTATAGCGTACCTCTTGATCCCCCATCAGAGaaatccccacccccagcccaatCCTCATCGCCCCCTCTGCCTCCTAAGGTCCTAATGTGCTCCAAGCCTGTGACATATGCCACAGTCATCTTCCCTGGAAGGGACAAGGTTGGAGGGGCCTCCTGTGAGCCAGCCCAGGATCCACCGAATGGCCAAATGCCACCCAGCTAAGCTGTCCATTATACCGTACACTCACGGAGACTATCCCCAGAACTCTGtgcatccagccagccagcccatgCCCTAGACCCTTACAATATCAGAGCAGCTAGGGACCTTAGGTTCTAATCTAACATCTTGACTTTTCTGACCTGGAAAGTGAGACTTAAATGTGACTGAGGTGTCTTGGGAGTCCCCCATGCTTGTTCCTCTGCCATTTTACTACTGAGCTAAATAAACTCTGAATGGTAATATATGAGCTCTTGATGTttgagggggaaggaaagggccTGAGTTTGACTATTCCCATGGCCTGGGAACTGAAGATTCTGGTCCAGAGTTTGTGCTGCATGATCTGCTGCCTGTTCTGCCTGTAGGGACATGGTTTCATTCTCTGGTCAGAATACTGTGATGCA encodes the following:
- the TREML1 gene encoding trem-like transcript 1 protein isoform X3 → MGPNLLPLFLLGLAGKEEETYKVGSLADGPSSDTVDSASPLEPSQDKSIPLIWGAVLLLSLLVVAVVLFAVMAKRKGNRLGVRGQPQSSGVPGMAASSVAHHISDSGLGLDLPSDIPYARLDSPPSFDNTTYSVPLDPPSEKSPPPAQSSSPPLPPKVLMCSKPVTYATVIFPGRDKVGGASCEPAQDPPNGQMPPS